Sequence from the Cucumis sativus cultivar 9930 chromosome 1, Cucumber_9930_V3, whole genome shotgun sequence genome:
TGTGTCATTGAAAAGAATGAAGCACAGTTTTAAAGTCTGCTTCTTTTTCAGAAGAAGATTCAGGGCAAATGTATCTGAAGCACCAGAAGATGTGAAGATGATGTTTGATGAATACTCAGAGAATGGCACAATGAACATTGAGCAATTGCAGAAGTTTTTGAAAGATGTTCAAGGAGAAGgtagaaaaaaagcccaggccATCTTCAACAATTTCAAGCACCTCAATTTCTTTCAGAGAAGAGGCCTTCATCTAGAAGAATTCTTCAGTTATCTTCTTGATCAAGACCTTAATCATGCTCTCTCTCCCTCCCATGGggttctctctctttcctctctttaCTTTTCAAACCAATCTACAATATGTGCAATGTCACACCATTCTTAAAACCACAGCATCATTCAGacatagaaattaattataatatatacttgACTATCATCACTGTTTTTGTCATAAACAATATTGTTTTGCTACAACACagattttatgtttatgaagAGTGAGTTCAGTatgaacaataatattattatacttttCAAGCAATAGATGtcaaatttcttaaaaccaattttaaaaagaaaagcagaACCTTGCTTTGAAAAGAATATAGATAATAAGTTATGATTTTCTGTTTGAGAACATATCTTGAATACTAGtcattgtttttcaaaagaattttttttgtttgagagATTTGTCAAACAAAGTAGTTTTTTTAACCTTAGTCTGGGTCAAGTTCTGATATTTCTAcctcttcttttttacaaaGTCAATTTCCTAGACAATTGGTTGACAAAATAGTCTTGAACTTTTATCAGAAAGTAATTCTTTTACTTGACCATATCTATTAAGAAAAGTTTCATATTCTATATCATGATCTTCTTGATCCAAATGACATTTTATAATATCCTAGACTATTCAAAAACTGTTTACTAAGGACAAAGATGTAGATTAACCAAAGAAGTGTAACTACCACTTCTACCAATTAACATTTCACTCAATTTTTCACAAAGGAAtctagaataatttttttaaaaaaaaaaaagctatgaTGTTCTTACTGATGGATGCAGGATAATCAGGACATGACAGCTCCATTGTCTCACTATTACATATTTACTGGCCACAACTCCTACTTAACAGGAAATCAACTCAGTAGTGACTCCAGTGAGACTCCTATCATAAGGGCTCTAAAGAAAGGAGTAAGAGCAATTGAGCTTGATTTATGGCCTAATTCCAAGAAAGATGGCATTCATGTTCGTCATGGAGGGTATGACCTAAAAGTTTCCACACTATATCAAAAGTCATATTTAACTATATTAAAGTGTTAATACGAAAAGGGTTCAACTTAAAAGCACTACTTCCATAAGAATTTTCTAATACATTGAATGAAGAAAACCCAACAAGTGCAAATGAATATGAATTGAATTGGAGAGGGGCTTGAACATATTTTTCATGGCCGTCTACACTTATAAAGTTTGCTTATCCATAAACTTGTGCATTTAGTAACTGAATATGTATGGAGGTGTAGGACACTTACAGCTCCTGTGGAACTCAACAAATGCCTAAAAGCAATTAAAGATCATGCCTTTACAGCTTCTGAGTATCCTGTAGTGATAACTTTTGAGGACCATCTCACTCATGATCTTCGACAAGATGTGGCCGAGGTGAGCAATAGAGAGCTTACTGTTTTGTTAGGTTTAGTTTCATCAAgaatcactttttatttttgcactTTACTAAAAGTTGATATTACCAGCCTTTTGAATTCAGCATTTCTGAAGACCAATCACATTCCCTAACTGCATGTTTACAAATCTCAAcagttgttttcttttcttttgttttattcctTATGAGATTTAATTTCcttacccttttttttaatcaaataattagattttaaaaaagttattgtttattttatggatGATACACCTTCTATTGgtacattaatatatattattgatagaatttagaTAAATTTAGTTCACTTCTTGCAATATTTTATCTTAAgaataaattcaatttcaatcctatatattttttgaaaaataattatctaatagtgttaaaaattaaatatcaataggaaaataattgaattggtAAGCTTAATTGGGTCCTTGTAACTAAATCAcactaatttaataaaaaataactttttcttaCACTACTTCATTTCCTTTCATGgttgatttttctaatttacaACTACcaacaataatttgaaaaccaaatccaaactaagaaaaaagaaaagaaaatgtttgtctaaagaaatgaaaatacgaaaatgtgaaaaatacattttttatgtaTGAGTTTTGTATTAACTTGCATAGCATATtggtattttgttttcaaacacAACAATAAGATTTGCTTTTGGCAGTACTTTTGATCCATCTCTCAGGTTTTCCATCAATTTCTGAGACTACAAACTGATGTGTGTTTTGTATAAGAATAAGTTGAGTTGGATGGGTAAAGAAAAAACCTCATCAACCCTTTTAGGTTCACCTGtaattaaataagtttgtAAGTTTGTTATCTCGTTGTTCGAGTTAATTCACGTGTTATTATGTTATTTGtgtcaatttttcaattaacaccccaataaataaaaattaattgattaaatatgatttagatttagaaagaaattgtgcatgtgaatttaaaaagaatgagagCTAAATTAGGGACTACGTTTTAGAACCAAATAGAGAAGACACCCATCTCAAAGTTTGAAGTCTAATAGAATAGTGACAAACAGACCAAAGCAAAGACTTCCATTATCTTTTAAGTACCATGAATTCTTCTTTTACCTCTGTAATAAAGTGCAGATGCTTAATTCAACATTTAGGGACATCCTCTATGTTCCTAAACGTGGAGAAGACGTTCATCAATTTCCATCGCCAGAGTTACTTAAGGGAAAGATTCTGATTTCTACCAAACCACCAGAGCGCAGAACCAAGGAAAAACCACCAGCAGATGATCAGAGTGCAAATTCTCAAGACGATATAGATGAGGTTCATATCATTATTTTACACATCTTTCATGAAAATAAGTAACTTATAATGATGTAACAAAATCTGTAACATTTAGACAAACCTGAAAAGATTCACAGTTACATAATCTCCTTAACTTCTGAAATTGCTTTCCACAAGTGAACATGATGTAGAATTCTTGATGCAGTTCTCATTCTGACTTGCAGGAGTATCTGGAGATGTTGGATAAAGATGAAGATATTGCTATTCCAGAATATGAAAGTTTGATTGCTATTCGTGCAAAGAAGATGAAACGTGGATCAGATCTCCAGACCTTCTTTAATGATGTAGAAAAAGTTTCGAGAGTTAGTCTGAGTGAGCGAGAACTTGTAGATGTTGTGTCAAAATATAAACACGAAATTATCAGGTACAACCATATCCTTTAACATTATCCTAACTACTATCATTTAATGGAGTGCATTGTGAGATACAATCACAGAAGAAATAATGAAGATGCATTATATCCATTTAATAGAGCATTTCTCGAAACATTCTTTCATattagattttgctataatttcatcttgtatataaaatgtataaaatcttattctaactttttttattagcTTTCCCAGTTGTTTTGAGTTCAACACAACATATAGAAGTAGGACATTCAAACTTTTGACCTCTTGTTTATGTCTTAACCATTTGACCTATcaatgaagagaaaaagaagagtactAAACATCTTATAGTTATATCTTAAAAACTAATACTAATTAGTACTTATTTACCTCAATGAAAAAAGAGATAACCATGCATATCCAACATCACAAATGGAGTATCagtatttttatgtttttttaagagatattcaataaaattttgccTTAGCTTTACTCAGGAGAGTTTGCTGAGAGTGTATCCAAAAGGTTTAAGAGTAGACTCATCTAATTACGATCCTATGCTTGCCTGGAATCATGGAGCTCAAATGGTTGCTTTTAACATGCAGGTATTGAGTTCAGACTCCTCTTCTATATTTTTGTCGCTAAGTTATAcataagaacaaaatttagacAGCTGTATAAACCCAGATTCCATTGATAAGACAAAGGGCAGGGGAAAAAATATGCATAGAATTTGATCCAAATTTACTGGCAACTAGTAGATATGTTGAAGAACTAAGTTTTGTTTAACTCAAGGGTTGTTGATGCAAAACCTATAGCAAATATCTTAACCAAGAGGAGAAAAATAACATACgaaaatgagagaaagagagattagGGGAAGTTTCAAATTGCTTAttaacccaaaagcttaagctagtaggttgaagttaattttaatGCAGTATCTCGTAATTAACATTCCCTCACTCGTGAgcttgaaatatgaaaaataccCAATAAGtggaaatgaatattaattgcAAGAGCTTGAATATAGAACTGCTCTGGGGAGCATATGCTCCGATATCATCTAATCACCTATTAACCCAAAAACTAAAGCTCGTGGGTGAATgcaaatttaacataatatttaaGGGCAAGAAATCTCAGCAACCTGGAACTAATAATTTGTACCTTTGTACACATTGAAGAGAAATGACAAACACTTGTGGATCATGGAAGGAATGTTCAGAGGCAATAATGGTTGTGGCTACATTAAGAAACCTGAATTCTTGCTGAATAACCCATCTAATTCCAGATCCTTATCCGCGACAAGGATAAATGGTTTAAAGGTCAGTTTGCTAACACATTGATAATTTCGTCTAAAGCAAATGAGTTCACTATTGGACAATCGTAATGCATACAGATAAAGGTATACATGGGAGAAGGATGGAATTTGGACTTCCGTCGCACACATTTCGATTTCTATTCACCTCCAGATTTATACGTTAAGGTAAGAAACAGAATCGAACCAAAGAAAATCAACATTCCCAAATGTGGAAGATAAACGATTGTAATTGTATAACATGTATGTAAGATGGGTTACAGATCAAAATGGTCGGGGTTGAAAATGATAAAGCGAGGAACAAAACCATCCCCATTGAAGACCAGTGGGTACCTGTTTGGAATGAGGAGTTTAGTTTCTCAATAAGCACTCCTGAATTGGCTTTTCTACAAATAATTGTTCGTGATTACGACACATCTGG
This genomic interval carries:
- the LOC101204232 gene encoding phosphoinositide phospholipase C 2, with amino-acid sequence MKHSFKVCFFFRRRFRANVSEAPEDVKMMFDEYSENGTMNIEQLQKFLKDVQGEGRKKAQAIFNNFKHLNFFQRRGLHLEEFFSYLLDQDLNHALSPSHGDNQDMTAPLSHYYIFTGHNSYLTGNQLSSDSSETPIIRALKKGVRAIELDLWPNSKKDGIHVRHGGTLTAPVELNKCLKAIKDHAFTASEYPVVITFEDHLTHDLRQDVAEMLNSTFRDILYVPKRGEDVHQFPSPELLKGKILISTKPPERRTKEKPPADDQSANSQDDIDEEYLEMLDKDEDIAIPEYESLIAIRAKKMKRGSDLQTFFNDVEKVSRVSLSERELVDVVSKYKHEIISFTQESLLRVYPKGLRVDSSNYDPMLAWNHGAQMVAFNMQRNDKHLWIMEGMFRGNNGCGYIKKPEFLLNNPSNSRSLSATRINGLKIKVYMGEGWNLDFRRTHFDFYSPPDLYVKIKMVGVENDKARNKTIPIEDQWVPVWNEEFSFSISTPELAFLQIIVRDYDTSGKDDFAGQTCLPVKDLRSGIRAVPLYNKRGERYKHVKLLMGFELQFE